The following are encoded in a window of Brevibacillus sp. DP1.3A genomic DNA:
- a CDS encoding SDR family NAD(P)-dependent oxidoreductase yields the protein MREMEELLCRLLWQQLRTMGEFAEASSITSASMAAAGIDGKYERWFEHTLAVLTEHGWLRMKDTAYFANDRSNGLEAAWSEWNNRKQAWLEDSSLRARVTLLDAVLHRLPDILTGKLPATDVLFPNSSMELVEGIYKDNEIADYFNEGMANAVVAYIEASLKQNPHARFRLLEIGAGTGGTSAMVIRKLTPYQDRIAEYKYTDISQGFLQHAEAVFRTKAPYLSCQLYHVEKPCAEQQIQTGVYDLVLASNVLHATANIRSTLRNAKTLLKKNGLLLINEISVNSLFAHLTFGLLQGWWLYEDQMIRIPGCPGLYPEAWRRVLSQEGFQHVLFPVKEAHALGQQIIIAQSDGIVRQSRISEADVAGMEAAAGSASITVQKTGKDSVSVHEAMDEGQVKRRIRSILMDNLSVSLKLDKQRIDTDESFSDYGLDSITGVQFVKQINNVLGTALPTTILFDYSSIRKLTDYLWSAFGPVITAQWAEAATVGNVPSMTSDKEAGHRKPPVQQEKKTVSSDDTDQLGEAFYKEPIAIIGMSGKFAKSDTLEELWKHLENGDDLVEKVTRWDLSSYMENDSFCNFGSFIEGFDLFDPLFFNISPTEAAYMDPQQRLFLEETWKALEHAGYAGKGMDGRACGIYAGFNMNYYAELIEDRPPAQAMWGNAGSVIPARLSYYLNLQGPAVTVDTACSSSLVAIHLACQSLWSRETEAAIAGGVFLQPTPGFYISATRAGMLSADGRCYTFDDRANGFVPGEGVGVVVLKRLQDALKDGDSIYGVIRGSATNQDGTTNGITAPSARSQEMLLRQVYDSFGLNPADIQLVEAHGTGTRLGDPIEYQALSRAFRQHTSKNGYCALGSIKTNIGHTTAAAGIAGLLKILLAMKHRKLPPSLHFQSINGNIEASDSPFYINTSLKNWEVEAGGKRRAAISAFGFSGTNAHMVIEEAPDTAPPRTHKPAYLIALSARTAGQLRRQAEQMMAYVKGEPDVDLGHVSFTLLLGRKHFPHRIACIVQNAGQLAERLTAWLENGQAVDLFQSDPGAELPLEELPSDHYGYACMDACARETERMNYLERIASILELYTQGYEMSFDRLFADGRYIRLALPVYPFARERYWVPESAARPAVRTKPSEGAVLHPLLHRKIPAVEGTGFRSTFTGREFFLADHVIMGRSLLPGVAFLEMARAAVGMAFGSSSGDYEIRLKDLFWTRPYSVDGPHTELEIHMETGDNGTIDYEVYAAAAADKDEAVRCHQGKAAVVPFSRAENVTLDAIRQKCSLAMLDAQHCYTSFRQIGMHYGPTFQCIERLYIGEEQSLVKLRLPEAARETASHYGLHPGMLDAALQAAGVVATADLADRSSVLDRIKSVIPFALKELRVYKSCTSDMWAHIRRSANAPFDERTRQTDIDLCDEQGNVCARLIGLAFREPKLEDVAAEQGNETLLWEPVWVEKEAVREDDSETTSRHIVFLCEPNESIVNFVQSESGRMTRYVTFSAGCAAEITERYENYAVQMMEELKSIHSEGVHGESLIQIASFRSESDWLFRGLTGLLRTACLEYPGFIGQYIELEQNVRAEDLIRKLLENKSCPEDFMIRYRKGVRQVQHWVEREEIPSAADIPWKHEGVYFITGGAGGLGYALAQEIAGKVASPTLVLAGRTQAGAAIHEKLAALGRLGAQAEYMQMDVSDKEQTVAVIQAVRSKYGRLNGIIHAAGLLRDSLLVHKTKTQVADVMGAKVKGVVHLDDATRELEVDWVLVFSAAAAVLGNYGQADYAAANGFMDAYATYRNGQSSAGGRKGRMLSINWPLWQDGGMRVTHETEQSLRDRIGMAPMKAMNGMQALYRAFGTDRDQLLSMHGDPERLRAYIRLVNRPTRPRKPKAHHHGAVLRDELTVWVKQKLAGIIGIPADDIHLDTAFDKYGMDSIMQLDLIRELEKLTGELPKTLLFEHNTVREAAAHLADHYAEQIRKSWQADVMEQPPAKHISVTPPSGSVPVREAFVDTQRQDVNSNALKQEGIAIIGAAGRYPKANQLEELWERLRSGENCITEAPADRWCRTLLRGSSVKETEQKAPYYGGFLDAIDRFDHRLFEMDAEEARDLPPEARLFLETVWETFESAGYSKSAIQHWQNREQAGIGVFAGTMYSQYGWQMPSLEQAALHSNRTDWQIANRTSHFFNLTGPSLTVNTACSSSLTAIHLACESLMQNGCSMAVAGGVNLTLDVSKYEALEQVNFLATGGKSKSFGDGDGYVPGEGVGAVLLKPLSLAERDGDRILGVITYSGVNHGGGRQKYSVPDPKQQAQLMESAIKRSGVDPESITYVECAANGSPLGDSIEVAALRSAFSRFTGKQQYCAIGSVKSNIGHLEAASGISQLSKVLLQLKYRMLVPSIHADVRNPNLKLEGTPFYLQEKFEPWEQKVDPSNGNPLPRRSMINSFGAGGSYAVLIVEEYIGPLIRTKTGADAAIDPPSEYLAVWSAKTEYSLRSYTDRMLRLLRKERTLPAEALSDSLIRINHDLEYRLAIIYRSVDDLILKLEALRAGEEVRDPDMFISPNCRLGKSVHAVNTQRQDHAGELFRIALQWVQGRSVDLESLRHHPATGTVNLPHYAFDYGTDDGEASVHGSGEAQLRVILERVSRGEMSKSEAMQYFFDIEV from the coding sequence ATGAGAGAAATGGAAGAGCTGCTATGCCGGCTGCTATGGCAGCAGCTTCGAACCATGGGGGAATTTGCGGAAGCCAGTTCTATTACGTCCGCATCAATGGCAGCAGCAGGAATAGACGGTAAATATGAGCGCTGGTTTGAGCACACCCTGGCCGTTCTGACAGAACACGGCTGGCTGAGGATGAAGGATACGGCTTATTTTGCTAATGATCGAAGCAACGGGCTGGAAGCCGCATGGAGCGAGTGGAATAACCGCAAACAGGCCTGGCTGGAAGATTCGAGCTTGCGCGCACGGGTCACCTTGCTTGATGCGGTGCTTCATCGGCTCCCGGACATCTTAACAGGCAAGCTGCCAGCTACAGATGTCCTTTTTCCTAACTCTTCCATGGAATTGGTTGAAGGTATTTATAAAGACAATGAGATTGCGGATTACTTTAATGAGGGAATGGCTAATGCGGTTGTTGCCTATATCGAAGCAAGTTTGAAACAAAATCCGCATGCGCGGTTTCGATTGCTGGAAATCGGTGCGGGCACAGGCGGGACGAGCGCCATGGTGATCCGTAAGCTTACGCCGTATCAGGACCGGATAGCGGAATATAAGTATACGGACATTTCGCAGGGATTTCTTCAGCATGCTGAAGCCGTCTTTAGAACGAAGGCGCCATACTTGTCCTGCCAGCTCTATCATGTCGAGAAGCCTTGCGCCGAGCAGCAAATTCAAACAGGTGTCTACGATCTTGTGCTTGCGTCAAATGTGCTTCACGCGACGGCGAATATTCGGTCAACCCTCAGAAACGCCAAGACGCTGCTGAAAAAAAACGGTCTGCTGCTCATCAATGAGATCAGCGTCAATTCGCTGTTTGCCCATCTAACATTCGGTCTGCTGCAAGGGTGGTGGCTATATGAGGATCAAATGATTCGGATCCCGGGCTGTCCAGGCCTTTACCCGGAAGCCTGGAGAAGGGTTCTGAGTCAAGAAGGCTTTCAGCACGTGCTGTTCCCCGTCAAGGAAGCTCATGCGCTGGGGCAGCAGATCATTATTGCCCAAAGCGACGGTATCGTTCGCCAATCGCGAATCAGCGAAGCTGATGTTGCAGGGATGGAGGCAGCGGCCGGTTCTGCTTCCATCACGGTGCAGAAGACGGGGAAAGACTCTGTCTCTGTACATGAAGCAATGGACGAAGGACAAGTTAAACGCCGCATCCGGAGTATATTAATGGACAACTTGTCCGTATCGCTAAAGCTCGACAAACAGCGCATCGATACGGATGAATCGTTCTCTGATTACGGCTTGGATTCCATTACCGGGGTTCAATTCGTTAAGCAGATCAACAACGTCTTGGGGACGGCCTTACCCACGACGATTTTGTTCGATTACAGCTCGATCCGGAAATTGACCGATTATTTGTGGAGTGCGTTCGGTCCGGTTATTACGGCTCAATGGGCAGAAGCAGCAACAGTTGGCAACGTACCTTCCATGACCTCTGATAAGGAGGCAGGCCATCGAAAGCCGCCCGTGCAGCAAGAGAAGAAAACCGTTTCCTCCGATGATACGGACCAGTTGGGAGAGGCCTTTTATAAAGAGCCTATCGCTATCATCGGCATGAGCGGTAAATTTGCCAAATCAGATACACTCGAGGAATTGTGGAAGCACTTAGAAAACGGCGACGACCTCGTGGAGAAGGTAACGCGTTGGGACTTGTCTTCTTATATGGAGAACGATTCTTTCTGCAATTTCGGCAGCTTCATCGAAGGATTCGATCTTTTTGACCCGTTATTTTTTAACATCTCCCCGACGGAAGCTGCCTATATGGACCCGCAGCAAAGGCTTTTTCTGGAAGAGACCTGGAAGGCGCTGGAGCATGCCGGTTATGCCGGAAAGGGAATGGATGGGCGAGCTTGCGGGATTTATGCCGGATTTAATATGAATTATTACGCCGAGCTGATCGAGGATCGGCCTCCGGCACAAGCGATGTGGGGGAACGCAGGGTCCGTTATTCCCGCACGTCTATCGTACTATCTCAATCTGCAGGGTCCTGCAGTAACGGTAGATACCGCGTGCTCCAGCTCGCTTGTGGCTATCCATTTGGCTTGTCAGAGCTTGTGGAGCCGGGAGACCGAGGCCGCCATTGCCGGAGGGGTGTTTCTTCAGCCTACGCCAGGCTTTTATATTAGCGCAACCCGGGCTGGAATGCTCTCCGCAGATGGGCGATGCTATACATTCGACGACCGTGCCAACGGATTCGTTCCGGGCGAGGGTGTAGGTGTCGTCGTGTTGAAACGGCTGCAGGATGCACTGAAAGACGGCGATTCCATCTATGGTGTCATCCGCGGTAGCGCCACGAATCAAGACGGGACAACAAATGGGATAACGGCACCAAGCGCGAGGTCTCAGGAAATGCTGCTGCGTCAGGTGTATGATTCATTCGGTCTTAACCCGGCGGACATCCAATTGGTCGAGGCGCATGGGACCGGAACCCGGTTGGGCGATCCGATCGAGTACCAAGCGCTCAGCCGGGCATTCCGTCAGCATACGAGCAAAAACGGATATTGCGCATTGGGTTCGATCAAAACGAATATCGGACATACGACAGCCGCAGCAGGAATTGCGGGATTGCTAAAAATTTTGCTGGCCATGAAGCATCGGAAGCTGCCTCCTTCGCTGCATTTTCAATCGATAAATGGAAACATAGAGGCATCTGATAGTCCATTTTACATCAATACATCGCTGAAGAATTGGGAGGTTGAGGCAGGGGGGAAACGACGAGCTGCCATCAGCGCATTCGGATTTAGCGGAACGAACGCCCATATGGTAATCGAGGAAGCTCCGGATACGGCGCCGCCACGTACGCACAAGCCCGCCTACCTCATCGCACTGTCGGCGCGGACAGCCGGACAACTGCGCAGGCAAGCGGAACAAATGATGGCGTACGTCAAAGGCGAACCGGATGTCGATCTTGGACATGTAAGCTTTACGCTTCTTCTGGGCCGAAAGCACTTTCCTCACAGGATCGCCTGCATCGTGCAGAACGCCGGACAGTTGGCGGAGCGGTTGACCGCATGGCTGGAGAACGGGCAAGCCGTAGACCTGTTTCAATCCGATCCCGGAGCCGAGCTGCCTCTAGAGGAGCTCCCGAGCGATCATTATGGCTATGCCTGTATGGATGCGTGTGCGCGGGAAACTGAGCGAATGAACTATTTGGAACGGATTGCGTCGATTTTGGAGCTGTATACGCAAGGCTATGAGATGTCATTCGATCGTTTATTCGCGGATGGCCGTTACATCAGGCTGGCGCTTCCTGTTTATCCGTTTGCGCGGGAACGTTATTGGGTGCCTGAATCCGCCGCAAGACCAGCTGTCCGGACAAAACCGTCGGAGGGCGCCGTCCTGCATCCGCTGCTTCACCGTAAAATACCGGCAGTTGAAGGAACAGGCTTTCGCTCCACGTTCACCGGCCGCGAGTTTTTTCTGGCAGATCACGTCATTATGGGACGATCGTTATTACCAGGTGTAGCCTTTCTGGAGATGGCCCGAGCTGCTGTCGGGATGGCATTTGGATCAAGCAGCGGAGACTATGAAATCAGGCTGAAGGATCTGTTCTGGACCCGGCCCTATAGCGTGGACGGTCCGCATACGGAGCTTGAAATTCATATGGAAACCGGAGATAACGGTACCATTGACTATGAGGTATATGCCGCAGCAGCTGCTGACAAGGACGAAGCGGTACGCTGCCACCAAGGCAAAGCCGCGGTCGTACCGTTTTCTCGCGCGGAGAATGTAACCCTGGACGCAATCCGGCAGAAGTGCAGCTTGGCGATGCTGGATGCACAGCATTGTTATACGTCTTTCAGGCAGATCGGCATGCATTACGGTCCGACCTTCCAATGCATCGAACGCCTATATATCGGCGAGGAACAATCGCTGGTCAAGCTTCGGCTGCCGGAAGCCGCCCGGGAAACGGCCAGTCATTACGGGCTTCATCCCGGCATGCTGGATGCAGCGCTTCAAGCGGCGGGTGTCGTAGCTACAGCGGACCTCGCGGACAGAAGTAGCGTTCTTGACCGGATTAAATCGGTCATTCCTTTTGCACTTAAGGAGCTTCGTGTTTATAAGAGCTGTACATCGGACATGTGGGCCCATATAAGACGGAGCGCGAATGCGCCGTTCGATGAACGGACCCGGCAGACCGACATTGATTTGTGCGATGAACAAGGGAACGTTTGTGCACGGCTTATTGGTCTAGCATTCCGGGAGCCCAAATTGGAAGACGTAGCAGCTGAACAAGGAAATGAAACACTCTTGTGGGAGCCGGTATGGGTAGAAAAGGAGGCCGTCCGTGAAGACGACTCCGAAACGACATCGCGGCATATCGTCTTCCTATGCGAACCGAATGAATCCATCGTCAACTTCGTACAATCGGAATCTGGCCGCATGACCCGATATGTGACTTTTAGCGCAGGGTGTGCAGCGGAAATAACGGAGCGTTACGAGAACTACGCCGTTCAAATGATGGAAGAACTCAAATCCATCCATTCGGAAGGTGTTCACGGGGAGTCGCTGATCCAGATTGCTTCGTTCCGTTCGGAAAGCGATTGGCTGTTCCGGGGTCTGACCGGATTGCTTCGGACGGCATGTCTGGAGTATCCCGGTTTCATCGGGCAGTACATCGAGCTGGAACAAAATGTTCGAGCGGAGGACTTAATTCGGAAGCTTCTCGAGAACAAGAGCTGCCCGGAAGACTTTATGATTCGTTATCGCAAGGGCGTTCGACAGGTTCAGCATTGGGTTGAACGAGAGGAGATCCCTTCGGCGGCGGACATTCCGTGGAAGCATGAGGGCGTTTATTTCATTACAGGCGGTGCCGGCGGGCTGGGCTACGCACTTGCCCAGGAGATCGCAGGGAAAGTCGCCTCTCCGACGCTTGTGCTTGCCGGAAGAACGCAGGCCGGTGCAGCGATCCACGAGAAGCTTGCCGCGTTAGGAAGGTTAGGCGCACAAGCGGAGTACATGCAGATGGACGTATCCGATAAGGAGCAGACCGTTGCCGTCATCCAAGCCGTCAGGTCCAAGTACGGTCGGCTGAACGGAATCATTCATGCCGCAGGCTTGCTGAGAGACAGTCTTCTTGTTCATAAAACTAAGACTCAGGTTGCTGATGTTATGGGTGCGAAGGTAAAGGGAGTTGTCCATTTGGATGATGCAACCCGGGAGCTGGAAGTCGACTGGGTACTTGTATTCTCCGCTGCAGCGGCTGTGCTCGGCAATTACGGACAAGCCGATTACGCTGCGGCGAACGGCTTTATGGATGCCTACGCTACATATCGAAACGGTCAATCATCCGCCGGCGGTCGTAAAGGCAGAATGCTCTCCATCAACTGGCCATTATGGCAGGATGGCGGTATGCGAGTTACCCACGAAACGGAGCAGAGCCTAAGAGACAGGATCGGTATGGCTCCCATGAAGGCAATGAACGGTATGCAGGCTTTGTACCGGGCATTTGGCACCGACCGGGATCAACTGCTTTCCATGCATGGCGATCCGGAACGGTTAAGGGCCTACATCCGTTTGGTGAACCGTCCGACCCGTCCAAGGAAACCTAAAGCTCATCATCATGGGGCGGTGCTCCGGGACGAATTAACGGTATGGGTAAAACAGAAGCTGGCCGGTATTATCGGGATACCTGCGGACGATATTCACCTCGATACGGCATTCGATAAATACGGCATGGATTCCATCATGCAGCTGGATCTGATCCGCGAGCTGGAGAAGCTGACCGGAGAGTTGCCCAAAACGCTCCTTTTTGAACATAACACTGTCCGTGAGGCAGCTGCTCATTTGGCCGATCATTATGCGGAACAGATTCGAAAATCATGGCAGGCGGATGTTATGGAGCAACCTCCAGCCAAGCATATTTCCGTAACGCCGCCCTCAGGCTCGGTCCCTGTCCGTGAAGCGTTTGTCGATACGCAACGGCAGGATGTGAATTCGAATGCCTTGAAGCAGGAAGGTATCGCCATAATCGGGGCAGCGGGCAGATACCCGAAAGCCAATCAATTGGAGGAGCTGTGGGAGCGGCTCAGGTCGGGAGAGAACTGCATCACGGAAGCGCCTGCTGACCGATGGTGCCGAACGTTGCTTCGGGGGTCGTCGGTCAAAGAAACCGAACAGAAGGCCCCGTATTACGGCGGGTTTTTAGATGCGATCGATCGCTTCGACCATCGGTTGTTCGAAATGGATGCCGAAGAAGCTCGGGATCTTCCCCCGGAAGCCCGGCTCTTCCTCGAGACGGTCTGGGAAACGTTCGAGAGCGCAGGTTATTCCAAATCGGCGATACAGCATTGGCAGAACCGGGAGCAGGCCGGTATCGGCGTGTTTGCCGGAACGATGTACAGCCAATATGGCTGGCAGATGCCGTCGTTGGAGCAGGCGGCGCTTCATTCGAATCGGACCGATTGGCAGATCGCAAACCGGACATCGCATTTCTTCAACCTGACAGGTCCTAGCTTAACGGTTAATACCGCCTGCAGCAGTTCGCTTACCGCGATACATCTCGCTTGCGAAAGCCTAATGCAAAACGGGTGTTCTATGGCTGTTGCCGGCGGAGTCAACCTGACGCTTGACGTGTCCAAATACGAGGCGCTGGAGCAGGTCAATTTTCTCGCGACCGGCGGCAAGAGTAAATCGTTCGGCGACGGTGACGGTTATGTTCCCGGAGAAGGCGTCGGGGCAGTGCTGCTCAAACCGCTTTCGCTGGCTGAACGTGACGGAGACCGGATCCTCGGGGTCATCACGTACAGCGGCGTTAATCATGGCGGCGGCCGGCAAAAATATAGTGTCCCCGATCCGAAGCAGCAGGCACAGCTCATGGAATCGGCAATCAAGCGTTCGGGGGTCGATCCCGAATCGATCACCTACGTCGAGTGCGCCGCTAACGGTTCGCCGCTGGGCGATTCCATCGAGGTAGCGGCTTTACGAAGCGCTTTCTCGCGATTTACCGGCAAGCAGCAATATTGTGCCATCGGCTCGGTCAAATCCAACATCGGGCATCTTGAAGCGGCTTCCGGCATCTCGCAGCTCAGTAAAGTGCTGCTGCAATTGAAATACCGCATGCTCGTTCCATCGATTCATGCTGACGTGCGCAATCCGAATCTTAAACTGGAAGGCACGCCTTTTTACTTGCAGGAGAAATTCGAGCCCTGGGAACAGAAGGTTGACCCGTCAAATGGGAACCCGCTCCCACGCAGGAGTATGATCAATTCGTTCGGTGCTGGCGGTTCATATGCCGTGCTTATAGTTGAAGAGTATATCGGTCCGCTCATCCGGACAAAAACCGGGGCGGATGCGGCTATTGACCCGCCGTCAGAGTATCTGGCCGTTTGGTCGGCCAAAACCGAGTATAGCCTACGAAGCTATACGGATCGTATGCTACGACTGCTAAGAAAGGAACGCACTCTCCCGGCAGAAGCGCTTTCGGACTCGCTCATTCGGATTAACCACGATTTGGAATACCGTTTGGCTATCATTTATCGTTCTGTTGATGATCTGATACTGAAGCTGGAAGCGTTGAGAGCAGGGGAAGAAGTGCGTGACCCGGATATGTTCATCTCGCCAAATTGCAGGCTGGGCAAATCTGTACATGCGGTAAACACGCAACGGCAGGACCATGCTGGGGAGCTGTTCCGGATTGCCCTTCAATGGGTTCAAGGAAGATCCGTAGATTTGGAAAGTCTAAGGCATCACCCTGCAACGGGAACAGTGAATCTTCCCCATTACGCATTCGATTATGGAACGGATGATGGCGAAGCCTCCGTCCACGGAAGCGGGGAAGCCCAGCTGCGCGTGATTTTGGAGAGAGTTTCGCGCGGCGAAATGTCCAAAAGCGAGGCTATGCAGTACTTTTTCGATATCGAGGTGTAA